One region of Mycobacteriales bacterium genomic DNA includes:
- the tatA gene encoding Sec-independent protein translocase subunit TatA, which produces MLGLGPPELIIIAIVILALFGYKKLPDAARAVGRSARILKAETKGLREDPAPRDLESRAEAEYRRETTPPPAAAPTPPPAAPAPPQYADAPRPVHVPPPSETR; this is translated from the coding sequence ATGCTCGGACTTGGTCCGCCAGAGTTGATCATTATCGCGATCGTGATCCTCGCGCTGTTCGGTTACAAGAAGCTGCCCGACGCGGCCCGCGCCGTCGGCCGCTCGGCCCGCATCCTCAAGGCCGAGACCAAGGGCCTGCGCGAGGACCCGGCGCCCCGCGACCTCGAGTCGCGGGCCGAGGCGGAGTACCGGCGCGAGACCACCCCACCGCCGGCCGCCGCGCCGACCCCGCCGCCGGCCGCCCCGGCCCCGCCGCAGTACGCGGACGCTCCGCGCCCGGTGCACGTCCCGCCGCCGTCCGAGACTCGCTGA
- a CDS encoding WYL domain-containing protein: MSSRRAERLVNLVLCLLSTRQFLTAERIRTAVPGYEPDDGSTRADDAFKRMFERDKSELRELGVPLETGRTSIFDTEEGYRIARRDYELPAVSLEPDEAAAVGLAARLWQSAELADAARGALLKLRAGGVDVEPARTLDVEPRVDAAEEALHPCLDAVQAGRAVRFAYRKYGGEESQREVEPWGVVSWRGRWYLVGHDRGREAARCFRLSRVVGAVRPVGPDGAVKVPTGIDLVEYVVAAEPQRFTRTARVRVRAGQGTWLRKISSTVTPGQRGSDWDGLEIGYDDPEWLADRVARQGAAAVVDGPPEVRDAVVRRLRAQAGVPAVAPGGVPAVAPEVAS; the protein is encoded by the coding sequence AGTTCCTGACCGCGGAGCGGATCCGGACCGCGGTGCCGGGCTACGAGCCCGACGACGGCTCGACCCGGGCCGACGACGCCTTCAAGCGGATGTTCGAACGGGACAAGTCCGAGCTGCGTGAGCTCGGCGTACCGCTGGAGACCGGGCGGACCAGCATCTTCGACACCGAGGAGGGCTACCGGATCGCCCGCCGCGACTACGAGCTGCCCGCGGTGTCGCTGGAGCCGGACGAGGCCGCCGCGGTGGGCCTGGCCGCCCGGCTCTGGCAGTCCGCGGAGCTGGCGGACGCCGCCCGCGGCGCACTGCTGAAGCTGCGCGCCGGCGGGGTGGACGTGGAGCCGGCCCGGACCCTGGACGTCGAGCCGCGGGTCGACGCGGCCGAGGAGGCCCTGCACCCGTGCCTGGACGCGGTCCAGGCCGGCCGGGCGGTCCGCTTCGCCTACCGCAAGTACGGCGGCGAGGAGTCGCAGCGCGAGGTCGAGCCCTGGGGCGTCGTGTCCTGGCGCGGCCGGTGGTACCTGGTCGGGCACGACCGCGGCCGCGAGGCGGCCCGCTGCTTCCGGCTGTCCCGGGTGGTCGGCGCGGTCCGGCCGGTCGGCCCGGACGGCGCGGTCAAGGTCCCGACCGGCATCGACCTGGTCGAGTACGTCGTCGCGGCCGAGCCGCAGCGCTTCACCCGCACGGCCCGGGTCCGGGTCCGGGCCGGCCAGGGCACCTGGCTGCGCAAGATCTCCAGCACGGTCACCCCGGGCCAGCGCGGCTCGGACTGGGACGGGCTGGAGATCGGCTACGACGATCCCGAATGGCTGGCCGACCGGGTCGCCCGGCAGGGCGCGGCCGCGGTCGTCGACGGGCCGCCCGAGGTGCGGGACGCGGTCGTCCGGCGGCTGCGGGCGCAGGCCGGCGTTCCGGCCGTCGCCCCGGGCGGCGTTCCGGCCGTCGCCCCCGAGGTGGCCTCGTGA
- a CDS encoding WYL domain-containing protein: MSGSGDRLPRLLALLPYLLAHPGVRVGEVAADFDVPEAQLRRDLQLLWMCGLPGHGPGDLIDLSFEGDTVTVGHDAGLARPLRLTADEALALVVALRTLADEPALTDRGAVERALAKVEAAAGGAVEAASAVAVAVEPTDRVLAQLRGALDLGRAVHLTYYVAARDESTERDVDPVRLRWADGRWYLEAWCRSVRAMRFFRIDRVDGVRILDEPSDPPADAVPRDLSEGVYQPAPEHPLVTLRLDQPGRWVADYYPCETVAPLPDGRLEVTLRAADTSWLRRLVLGLGGAAEVVGPQWLAEQVRAEAVEALSAYP; encoded by the coding sequence GTGAGCGGCTCCGGGGACCGGCTGCCGCGGCTGCTGGCGCTGCTGCCGTACCTGCTCGCCCATCCGGGCGTCCGGGTCGGGGAGGTGGCGGCCGACTTCGACGTGCCCGAGGCCCAGCTGCGCCGGGACCTGCAGCTGCTGTGGATGTGCGGGCTGCCCGGGCACGGCCCGGGCGACCTGATCGACCTGTCCTTCGAGGGCGACACGGTCACCGTCGGGCACGACGCCGGGCTGGCCCGCCCGCTGCGGCTGACCGCGGACGAGGCGCTGGCCCTGGTGGTGGCGCTGCGGACGCTCGCGGACGAGCCGGCGCTGACCGACCGGGGCGCGGTGGAGCGGGCGCTGGCCAAGGTCGAGGCCGCGGCCGGGGGAGCGGTGGAGGCGGCCAGCGCGGTCGCGGTCGCGGTCGAGCCGACCGACCGGGTGCTGGCGCAGCTGCGCGGCGCGCTGGACCTGGGCCGGGCCGTGCACCTGACGTACTACGTGGCGGCCCGGGACGAGAGCACCGAGCGGGACGTGGACCCGGTCCGGCTGCGCTGGGCCGACGGCCGCTGGTACCTGGAGGCCTGGTGCCGCTCGGTCCGGGCGATGCGGTTCTTCCGGATCGACCGGGTCGACGGGGTCAGGATCCTGGACGAGCCGTCCGACCCGCCGGCCGACGCGGTCCCGCGGGACCTGTCCGAAGGCGTCTACCAGCCCGCGCCGGAGCATCCGCTGGTGACGCTGCGGCTGGACCAGCCCGGGCGGTGGGTGGCCGACTACTACCCGTGCGAGACCGTGGCGCCGCTGCCGGACGGCCGGCTGGAGGTCACGCTGCGGGCCGCCGACACGAGCTGGCTGCGCCGGCTGGTACTCGGCCTGGGCGGGGCGGCCGAGGTCGTGGGGCCGCAGTGGCTGGCCGAGCAGGTCCGCGCGGAGGCCGTGGAAGCCCTCTCCGCTTACCCCTAA